A window of the Vibrio pomeroyi genome harbors these coding sequences:
- the plsB gene encoding glycerol-3-phosphate 1-O-acyltransferase PlsB codes for MSSGQSFSRSLMKLPLSVLVKGTSIPSNPVEDLNIDLGKPIVYALPFRSSVDLLTLQKHALELGLPDPLSKLEISGKSLQRYVFISSRKTLLQDDDYVPSSSIEVFSELLSLHAEDSELDVQVIPATVLWGRKPGKENNQKPYLQAMNGLEKSKAVLLAGRDCLVRFSPVVSLRYMANSHGTDSTIAHKLARVARIHFSRQKLAASGPNLPSRQALFDRLLKSEAIKKAIEDEAKSKNISIEKASKEAQDIMDEIAANFSYSLIKRGEKILGWLWNKLYQGLHISNASTVRKLAQDGHEIVYVPCHRSHMDYLLLSYVLYHEGMVPPHIAAGINLNFFPAGPIFRHGGAFFIRRSFKGNKLYSTIFREYLAELFAKGYSVEYFSEGGRSRTGRLLQAKTGMLAMTIQAMLRGMNRPVTLVPVYIGYEHVMEVATYAKELRGKRKEKENASLVIRTIRKLRNFGKGYVNFGEPIQLNQYLNEHSPEWTKDIDPMGTSKPQWMAPVVNDLATKMMTHINDAAATNALTLCATALLASRQRALSRDSLVSQINCYLSLLKNVPYSDTFTVPKDSAEELVKHAESLNKFLIESDSMGDIISLDRHQSILMTYYRNNIIHLFALPSLIAQMTIRQRGLSIDTIQENVAAIYPFLKKELFLSYDEDQLETVVANIIDELVSQGMLMVSDNEVTINQSNSQALMLLGRTISETLQRYSIALNLLAENPELDKSDLEQKSQDIAQRLGRLQGINAPEFFDKGVFASMFATLKQQQYLDNDGNCDLEKTQQFAKLLYSMLYPEVRLTIQESIHQVE; via the coding sequence ATGTCTTCTGGACAATCTTTTTCACGTTCATTAATGAAGCTACCTTTATCCGTTTTGGTAAAAGGCACATCAATCCCTTCAAACCCAGTTGAGGATTTGAACATTGATTTAGGCAAACCGATTGTATACGCCTTACCGTTTCGCTCAAGTGTCGATCTGCTGACGCTACAAAAGCATGCGCTGGAATTAGGCTTACCTGATCCATTAAGCAAGCTTGAAATAAGTGGCAAATCACTGCAACGCTACGTTTTTATCTCTTCTCGCAAAACACTGCTGCAAGACGATGATTATGTACCAAGCTCTTCTATTGAAGTTTTCTCTGAGCTGCTTTCACTGCATGCCGAAGATTCAGAACTCGATGTTCAAGTTATCCCAGCCACTGTGCTGTGGGGACGTAAGCCTGGTAAAGAGAATAACCAGAAACCTTACCTACAAGCAATGAACGGCTTGGAGAAGTCTAAGGCGGTATTACTTGCAGGTCGCGACTGTCTAGTACGCTTCAGCCCAGTGGTTTCTCTACGTTACATGGCTAACTCACACGGTACTGACAGCACCATCGCACACAAACTGGCGCGTGTAGCTCGAATCCACTTCTCTCGTCAAAAACTTGCAGCCTCTGGCCCTAACCTGCCAAGCCGCCAAGCACTGTTCGATCGACTACTAAAATCAGAAGCGATCAAGAAGGCGATTGAAGACGAAGCGAAATCAAAGAACATCTCGATCGAAAAAGCGAGCAAAGAAGCTCAAGACATCATGGACGAGATCGCTGCGAACTTCTCTTACTCGCTAATCAAGCGTGGTGAGAAGATTCTTGGCTGGCTATGGAACAAACTGTACCAAGGCCTGCACATCAGTAACGCTTCAACGGTTCGTAAACTGGCGCAAGATGGTCACGAGATCGTTTATGTCCCTTGTCACCGTAGCCACATGGACTACTTGCTGCTGTCTTACGTGCTTTACCACGAAGGCATGGTACCTCCGCACATCGCTGCAGGTATCAACCTGAACTTCTTCCCTGCCGGTCCTATTTTCCGTCACGGTGGCGCGTTCTTTATTCGTCGTAGCTTCAAAGGCAACAAACTGTACTCGACGATTTTCCGTGAGTATCTAGCAGAACTGTTTGCTAAAGGTTACTCGGTCGAGTACTTCAGCGAAGGTGGCCGTTCTCGTACTGGTCGTTTGCTACAAGCTAAAACCGGCATGCTAGCGATGACAATCCAAGCAATGCTGCGTGGCATGAACCGCCCAGTCACACTCGTTCCTGTGTACATCGGTTACGAGCACGTAATGGAAGTAGCCACTTACGCGAAAGAGTTGCGTGGCAAGCGTAAAGAGAAAGAAAACGCGAGCCTAGTGATTCGCACAATCCGTAAGCTGCGTAACTTTGGTAAAGGCTACGTGAACTTCGGTGAGCCAATTCAGCTAAACCAATATCTGAACGAACACTCACCAGAGTGGACCAAAGACATCGACCCAATGGGTACCAGCAAACCACAATGGATGGCTCCTGTGGTAAATGATCTAGCCACCAAGATGATGACGCACATTAATGATGCGGCCGCGACCAACGCACTGACACTGTGTGCAACTGCTCTGCTTGCATCACGCCAGCGTGCATTGTCTCGTGACTCTTTGGTTTCTCAAATCAACTGCTACCTGTCTCTACTTAAGAATGTGCCTTACTCAGATACGTTCACGGTACCAAAAGACAGCGCTGAAGAATTGGTAAAACATGCGGAATCACTGAACAAGTTCTTGATTGAATCAGATTCTATGGGCGACATCATTTCACTTGATCGTCACCAATCGATTCTGATGACTTACTACCGTAACAACATCATTCACTTGTTTGCTCTGCCGTCGTTAATTGCACAAATGACCATCCGTCAGCGCGGTTTATCAATTGACACAATTCAAGAGAACGTTGCAGCTATCTACCCGTTCTTGAAGAAAGAGTTGTTCTTAAGCTACGACGAAGACCAGCTTGAGACTGTGGTTGCGAACATCATTGATGAGCTCGTTAGCCAAGGCATGCTGATGGTGTCGGACAACGAAGTCACCATCAACCAGTCGAACAGCCAAGCATTGATGCTACTAGGTCGTACGATCTCAGAAACGCTACAGCGCTACTCTATTGCTCTCAACCTATTGGCAGAAAACCCTGAACTGGATAAGTCTGATCTTGAGCAAAAGAGCCAAGACATTGCACAGCGTCTTGGTCGCCTACAAGGTATCAATGCGCCGGAGTTCTTCGACAAAGGTGTGTTCGCATCGATGTTTGCAACGCTTAAACAGCAACAGTACTTAGATAACGATGGTAACTGCGATTTAGAAAAGACTCAGCAATTCGCTAAGCTTCTTTACTCAATGCTGTACCCAGAAGTTCGCTTGACGATTCAAGAGAGTATCCACCAAGTAGAGTAA
- the ubiA gene encoding 4-hydroxybenzoate octaprenyltransferase, with the protein MLATKAKAYWQLTRMNRPIGTLLLLWPTLWSLIIAAQGMPDLDVLVVFVLGVVLMRSAGCVINDFADRKVDGHVKRTKQRPLPSGLVSSKEAIILFLVLAVVSFLLVLTMNPLTIKLSFIGVGLAFIYPFMKRFTHLPQLFLGLAFSWAIPMAWAAQTNELPSVVWFIFVINALWTIAYDTQYAMVDRDDDLKIGIKSTAILFGRFDKLIVGFLQLVTLAMLIALGMHYQLGDTFYWALLVAGSLFVYQQHLMRHRDRDLCFQAFLNNNYVGMAVTVGLFITFW; encoded by the coding sequence ATGCTTGCCACCAAAGCGAAGGCGTATTGGCAATTAACGCGAATGAATCGCCCGATTGGTACCCTATTACTTCTTTGGCCTACGTTATGGTCGCTGATTATCGCCGCACAAGGCATGCCGGACTTGGATGTCTTGGTTGTTTTCGTACTCGGCGTGGTACTGATGCGTTCAGCTGGCTGTGTGATCAATGATTTTGCCGATCGCAAAGTTGATGGACACGTTAAACGCACCAAGCAGCGTCCATTACCTTCAGGTTTGGTTTCCAGTAAAGAAGCGATAATCTTATTTTTAGTACTAGCTGTGGTTTCATTCTTGTTGGTACTCACTATGAACCCGCTAACCATCAAGCTCTCTTTTATCGGCGTTGGCTTAGCGTTCATTTACCCTTTCATGAAGCGTTTTACACACCTTCCACAGTTGTTCCTTGGATTAGCGTTTAGCTGGGCAATTCCAATGGCATGGGCAGCACAAACCAATGAACTACCAAGTGTGGTCTGGTTTATCTTTGTTATTAATGCGCTGTGGACGATTGCTTACGATACGCAATATGCGATGGTTGACCGAGACGATGATCTTAAGATCGGTATCAAGTCGACGGCTATTTTATTCGGGCGCTTTGATAAGTTGATTGTTGGCTTCTTACAGCTTGTGACATTGGCGATGCTGATTGCGTTGGGTATGCATTACCAACTGGGTGATACCTTCTATTGGGCATTGTTAGTGGCAGGTAGCTTATTTGTATACCAACAACACCTGATGCGTCATCGTGACCGCGACTTATGTTTCCAAGCCTTTCTAAACAACAACTACGTTGGAATGGCAGTTACCGTTGGCTTGTTTATTACCTTCTGGTAA
- a CDS encoding chorismate lyase — protein sequence MNQPISLYLNSLMNVDWQSTETFDFPNETTKEWLMEQGSLSRKLGKSCQHLSVELLHNQVVERSRLQQDEEHLLSSFDCLLRKVILKGDGEPWVLGRTLIPRVTLEDQHSDLSQQGNVPLGLTVFSAENVERDALQVGWVIAGDERLLARRSRLWMNHKPMLVAELFLPTSPIYSKESV from the coding sequence ATGAATCAGCCAATATCGCTGTATCTTAATTCGTTAATGAATGTAGATTGGCAAAGTACAGAAACATTTGATTTTCCTAATGAAACCACCAAAGAGTGGCTTATGGAGCAAGGTTCTCTTTCCCGCAAGTTGGGCAAGAGCTGTCAGCACCTGTCTGTTGAGTTGCTTCATAATCAAGTTGTAGAACGCTCAAGGCTACAACAAGACGAGGAACATCTTTTATCATCGTTTGATTGCTTACTGCGTAAAGTGATTTTAAAGGGTGATGGCGAACCGTGGGTGTTAGGTCGAACCTTGATTCCCCGAGTTACGCTAGAAGATCAGCATTCCGACCTTTCTCAACAAGGTAATGTCCCGCTTGGATTAACCGTTTTCAGTGCTGAGAACGTGGAGCGAGATGCGCTGCAAGTCGGTTGGGTTATCGCAGGCGATGAGCGATTGCTCGCACGTCGTTCTCGATTATGGATGAACCATAAACCGATGCTTGTGGCAGAACTGTTTTTACCAACATCCCCCATTTACTCTAAGGAGAGTGTGTAA
- a CDS encoding flagellar basal body-associated protein FliL, translated as MHKRYVAQIILAITLLFSASSFAEEESAPKLAYFTLEPDLTTNFYTKGKKLGYIQVRLDIMVANSNDLAAIEHHQPLIRDAVIELLGKQNEETIKSLSGREDLRKTLVEHLNKILLPETGKTLIADLLFTKYLYQ; from the coding sequence ATGCACAAACGTTATGTAGCCCAAATAATTCTTGCGATTACCCTACTCTTTTCAGCATCAAGTTTCGCTGAAGAGGAATCGGCACCTAAACTAGCCTACTTCACGCTAGAGCCAGACCTAACCACCAATTTTTACACTAAAGGTAAAAAACTGGGCTACATTCAGGTTCGCCTCGATATCATGGTTGCGAACAGCAATGACCTAGCTGCCATTGAGCACCACCAACCATTAATTCGCGATGCCGTGATTGAATTGCTTGGTAAACAAAACGAAGAAACGATTAAATCTCTGTCTGGCCGTGAAGATTTGAGAAAGACCTTGGTTGAACACCTCAACAAGATTCTGCTGCCTGAGACGGGCAAAACCCTGATTGCTGACTTACTGTTTACCAAATACCTTTATCAGTAA
- the glpG gene encoding rhomboid family intramembrane serine protease GlpG has translation MIRLMVLDNPRLAQAFIDYMASRQIPIQMSPEGEGRFALWLIDGQFQVETEAELNRFLSEPNHKRYQAASWDMAETRKSNFHYHTPSFMGMIKAKAGPVTLSIMLVCVVIFALQQIGFGQAIFNALHFPAVDGQQWQLWRWLSHAVLHFSVMHIAFNILWWWQLGGDIEKKLGGLKLLQIFAVSSALSGAGQYWVEGANFGGLSGVVYALVGYLWVVGAKAPQLGLGIPRQIVGFMLVWLVLGYMQPFMAIANTAHLAGLVAGVIIGFVDSMKAPKSATS, from the coding sequence ATGATTAGATTGATGGTGTTAGACAACCCACGTCTTGCTCAAGCATTTATTGATTATATGGCGTCTCGTCAGATCCCTATTCAGATGTCTCCTGAGGGGGAAGGGCGTTTTGCGCTTTGGCTTATTGATGGTCAATTTCAGGTTGAAACCGAAGCTGAGCTCAATCGCTTCTTGTCGGAACCTAATCATAAGCGCTATCAAGCGGCGTCTTGGGACATGGCTGAGACCAGAAAGAGTAACTTTCATTATCACACACCAAGTTTCATGGGCATGATAAAAGCCAAAGCTGGCCCTGTGACACTCAGTATCATGTTGGTATGTGTGGTGATTTTTGCTCTGCAGCAGATAGGTTTCGGGCAGGCGATTTTTAATGCCTTACATTTCCCAGCGGTTGATGGACAGCAATGGCAATTGTGGCGTTGGCTCAGTCACGCTGTTTTGCATTTCTCGGTTATGCACATCGCATTCAACATCTTGTGGTGGTGGCAACTGGGCGGAGATATTGAGAAAAAGTTAGGTGGCCTTAAGTTACTGCAGATCTTTGCTGTCTCTTCTGCGCTTTCTGGCGCGGGTCAGTATTGGGTTGAAGGTGCGAACTTCGGTGGCTTATCTGGGGTTGTGTATGCCTTGGTTGGCTACCTATGGGTAGTTGGCGCCAAAGCACCGCAACTTGGTTTGGGTATCCCAAGGCAGATCGTCGGCTTTATGTTGGTGTGGTTGGTACTTGGGTATATGCAGCCGTTCATGGCTATCGCTAATACCGCTCACTTAGCAGGTTTGGTCGCAGGTGTGATTATCGGCTTTGTAGATTCAATGAAAGCGCCAAAATCGGCAACAAGCTAG
- the glpE gene encoding thiosulfate sulfurtransferase GlpE: protein MDQFKHIDVKGAQALIEQGDARLVDIRDPQSFAVAHSKTAYHLTNDTMVSFMDEVEFEQPILVMCYHGISSQGAAQYLVNQGFEEVYSVDGGFEAWHRAELPVIAG from the coding sequence ATGGACCAGTTTAAACATATCGACGTTAAAGGTGCTCAAGCCCTCATTGAACAAGGCGACGCTCGACTTGTCGATATACGTGACCCGCAGTCTTTTGCGGTTGCGCACTCAAAAACAGCCTACCATCTTACCAACGATACTATGGTGTCGTTCATGGATGAGGTTGAGTTCGAGCAACCTATCTTGGTGATGTGTTACCACGGTATTAGTAGCCAAGGTGCTGCACAATATTTAGTGAACCAAGGCTTTGAAGAGGTATATAGTGTAGATGGCGGTTTCGAAGCTTGGCACCGTGCTGAACTTCCTGTGATTGCTGGTTAA
- the rpoH gene encoding RNA polymerase sigma factor RpoH, with protein MANQAYQMALVTQDSLDSYIRSANSYPMLTPEEERGLAERLHYKGEIDAAKGLILSHLRFVVHVARGYSGYGLPMADLVQEGNIGLMKAVKRFNPEVGVRLVSFAVHWIKAEIHEYVLRNWRIVKIATTKAQRKLFFNLRKSKKRLGWFNNGEVETVARELGVEPSEVREMESRLAAQDATFEAPMDDDDGGSAYTAPVYYLEDKASDVAETVEAANWESHTNNRLGLALASLDERSQHIVRSRWLDDNKATLQDLADTYSISAERVRQLEKNAMKKLKQAVGDF; from the coding sequence ATGGCAAACCAAGCGTATCAAATGGCTTTAGTCACACAAGATAGTTTAGATAGCTATATCCGCTCAGCGAACAGCTACCCAATGCTGACGCCTGAAGAGGAACGTGGACTTGCAGAGCGATTACATTACAAAGGTGAGATCGACGCTGCGAAAGGCTTGATCCTTTCTCACTTACGATTCGTGGTGCACGTTGCAAGAGGCTACTCTGGCTACGGGCTGCCAATGGCTGATCTCGTCCAAGAAGGTAACATCGGCTTGATGAAGGCTGTTAAGCGCTTCAACCCAGAAGTTGGTGTTCGATTGGTTTCTTTCGCAGTTCACTGGATCAAAGCTGAAATTCATGAATACGTGCTGCGTAACTGGCGCATCGTTAAAATTGCGACAACTAAGGCACAGCGTAAACTGTTCTTTAACCTTCGTAAGTCTAAAAAGCGTTTAGGTTGGTTTAATAACGGTGAAGTTGAGACGGTTGCTCGTGAGCTAGGTGTTGAGCCTTCTGAAGTTCGTGAAATGGAATCTCGCTTAGCGGCACAAGACGCGACGTTTGAAGCGCCTATGGACGATGACGACGGCGGTTCTGCTTACACAGCTCCAGTTTACTACCTAGAAGATAAAGCATCAGACGTTGCTGAAACGGTTGAAGCGGCTAACTGGGAGTCACACACCAATAATCGCCTAGGATTAGCACTAGCAAGCTTAGACGAGCGTAGCCAACACATTGTTCGCTCACGTTGGTTAGATGACAACAAAGCAACGCTACAAGACTTAGCGGATACCTACAGCATTTCTGCAGAGCGTGTTCGCCAATTAGAAAAGAATGCGATGAAGAAACTGAAACAAGCCGTTGGTGATTTCTAA
- the ftsX gene encoding permease-like cell division protein FtsX, with protein sequence MAANKRIKKPQSNRAASRASSDGFFVVHWKQAKSSFSQMWQRPLGNLLTLAVISMALAMPACLYLLGKNVGEVAQDVTSPSQISAYVEDGIPEPRVMVLKDEIESWEQVELVEYISPQQGLADLSQYSGFEDALTILDDYSLPGVLVITPSVHSDTQIKELAGTVKKQELVTDVRLDEDWLARLDAIKALAAVIVITLTVLMLGAVFLIIGNTLRFNVLAHKEEIQTMKLIGATDSYILRPYLYAGMWFGVLGSISAWVMTALITVLLNSAVDDLAQLYDSHFRLIGLSWDESLLLLIVGTLLGSVAAKLSAQRHLKEIEPV encoded by the coding sequence ATGGCCGCTAATAAGCGCATCAAGAAACCTCAATCTAATCGAGCAGCAAGCCGCGCTTCAAGTGATGGCTTCTTTGTTGTGCATTGGAAACAAGCCAAGTCATCGTTCTCGCAGATGTGGCAGCGCCCGCTGGGTAATTTGCTGACCCTTGCGGTGATCTCAATGGCGTTGGCGATGCCTGCGTGTTTGTACCTATTGGGTAAAAACGTGGGTGAAGTGGCGCAAGATGTCACAAGCCCGTCACAAATTAGTGCTTATGTAGAGGATGGCATTCCTGAGCCTAGGGTAATGGTGCTCAAGGATGAAATTGAAAGTTGGGAGCAAGTTGAGCTGGTGGAATACATTTCACCGCAGCAAGGACTTGCCGATCTCAGCCAGTATTCTGGTTTCGAAGATGCCCTAACTATCCTAGACGACTATTCACTGCCTGGTGTGTTGGTGATTACGCCAAGCGTACACAGTGATACTCAAATTAAAGAACTCGCTGGTACTGTTAAAAAGCAAGAGCTCGTCACTGATGTTCGCCTAGACGAAGATTGGTTGGCTAGACTAGACGCTATCAAAGCGTTAGCAGCCGTCATCGTGATTACCTTAACGGTATTGATGCTAGGCGCAGTATTTTTGATTATCGGTAATACATTGCGATTTAATGTATTGGCGCATAAAGAAGAGATTCAAACCATGAAGCTGATTGGTGCCACCGACAGCTACATTCTTCGCCCATACCTCTATGCAGGGATGTGGTTTGGTGTTTTAGGTTCGATTAGCGCTTGGGTAATGACGGCATTGATTACCGTATTACTGAATAGCGCTGTGGATGACTTGGCTCAGTTGTATGACAGCCACTTCCGCTTAATTGGCCTGAGCTGGGATGAATCTTTACTGCTTTTGATCGTCGGAACCCTGCTTGGTAGTGTGGCTGCGAAGCTTTCTGCACAGCGTCACCTAAAAGAAATTGAACCAGTTTAG
- the ftsE gene encoding cell division ATP-binding protein FtsE, protein MIKFQQVSKAYRGGRQALQKVDFHLKRGEMAFLGGHSGAGKSTLLKLICAIERPTDGRVWFNDHDITRIPAKDIPFLRRNIGIVFQDHRLLMDRSIFDNVALPMRIESISENEIKRRVSAALDKTGLLDKARCLPSQLSGGEQQRVGIARAVVNRPTLLLADEPTGNLDPELSNRVLRLFEEFNRAGVTIILATHDIGLVNTRPQYRHLELNQGFLSEVEDYGR, encoded by the coding sequence GTGATCAAATTTCAGCAAGTGAGTAAAGCCTACCGAGGCGGACGCCAAGCGCTCCAAAAAGTGGACTTTCACCTCAAACGTGGAGAGATGGCATTTTTAGGCGGGCACTCCGGTGCTGGTAAAAGTACCTTGCTGAAGTTGATCTGCGCGATAGAGCGTCCAACCGATGGACGTGTCTGGTTCAACGATCACGACATCACACGTATCCCAGCTAAAGACATCCCGTTTTTACGCCGTAATATCGGGATTGTCTTTCAAGACCATCGCCTGCTGATGGATCGCTCGATCTTCGATAACGTTGCTCTGCCTATGCGTATTGAATCTATTTCTGAAAACGAAATAAAGCGCCGAGTGAGTGCTGCGTTGGATAAAACTGGCTTACTCGACAAAGCCCGTTGTTTACCAAGCCAACTTTCTGGTGGTGAACAGCAACGCGTGGGTATTGCTCGCGCTGTGGTGAACCGTCCAACTCTACTTTTAGCGGATGAACCGACGGGTAACTTAGATCCTGAATTATCTAACCGCGTATTGCGACTGTTTGAAGAGTTTAACCGTGCCGGTGTGACGATCATCCTAGCGACGCACGATATCGGGTTAGTGAACACTCGCCCTCAATATCGTCATCTTGAATTAAACCAAGGCTTTTTGAGTGAGGTTGAAGACTATGGCCGCTAA
- the ftsY gene encoding signal recognition particle-docking protein FtsY: MTEKKKRGLLSWLGFGEEEQSPKTQNEANVENVEDQTEVESQVEAEQAASEAEVIKSTDAKSVESEPAESEQALEEAQQEQQPVPAEAEAEAEAEAEAEQEEVVAPKAQVEEVQDKPTESFFARLKRSLSRTKANIGAGFFGLFKGKQIDEDLFEELEEQLLIADVGMNTTVKIIENLTEKASRNDLKDGEALYGLLKDEMADILSQVEQPLVVDTTKTPYVILMVGVNGVGKTTTIGKLAKQFQNEGKKVMLAAGDTFRAAAVEQLQVWGQRNDVPVIAQHTGADSASVIYDAIEAAKARGVDVVIADTAGRLQNKSNLMEELRKIVRVMKKIDDSAPHEIMLTLDAGTGQNAISQAKLFSEVAPVTGITLTKLDGTAKGGVIFSIADQFQIPIRYIGVGEGIDDLRPFESKDFIEALFSREE, encoded by the coding sequence ATGACGGAAAAAAAGAAGCGCGGATTATTATCGTGGCTTGGTTTTGGTGAAGAAGAACAAAGCCCAAAAACTCAGAATGAAGCGAACGTAGAAAACGTTGAAGATCAAACTGAAGTTGAATCACAAGTCGAGGCTGAACAGGCCGCGTCTGAAGCTGAAGTAATTAAATCAACTGATGCTAAGTCAGTTGAATCTGAGCCTGCAGAATCAGAGCAAGCGCTTGAAGAGGCTCAACAAGAACAGCAACCTGTCCCAGCAGAAGCAGAAGCAGAAGCAGAAGCAGAAGCAGAAGCAGAACAGGAAGAAGTCGTTGCTCCTAAAGCTCAAGTTGAAGAAGTTCAAGATAAGCCGACAGAAAGCTTCTTTGCTCGCCTTAAGCGTAGTCTAAGCCGTACTAAAGCAAACATTGGTGCGGGCTTCTTTGGCTTGTTCAAAGGTAAGCAAATCGATGAAGATTTGTTTGAAGAGCTAGAAGAGCAGTTGCTGATCGCTGACGTGGGTATGAATACTACCGTTAAGATCATTGAAAACCTGACAGAAAAAGCATCTCGCAATGACCTAAAAGACGGTGAAGCGCTTTATGGTCTGCTCAAAGATGAGATGGCGGATATCCTAAGCCAAGTTGAACAACCATTAGTTGTTGATACGACTAAAACACCTTACGTTATCTTAATGGTTGGCGTGAACGGTGTAGGTAAGACAACGACTATCGGTAAGCTGGCGAAACAATTCCAAAATGAAGGCAAGAAAGTGATGTTGGCGGCGGGTGATACCTTCCGTGCAGCAGCCGTTGAGCAACTTCAGGTTTGGGGTCAGCGTAACGATGTTCCTGTTATCGCTCAGCATACAGGTGCGGACAGTGCGTCAGTTATCTACGATGCGATTGAAGCGGCGAAAGCACGTGGCGTTGATGTAGTGATTGCCGATACAGCCGGTCGTTTGCAGAACAAGAGCAACCTAATGGAAGAGTTGCGTAAGATTGTTCGCGTAATGAAGAAGATTGATGACTCTGCACCACACGAAATCATGCTAACGCTTGACGCAGGTACAGGTCAGAACGCTATCAGCCAAGCAAAACTATTCAGTGAAGTTGCACCGGTAACGGGTATTACGCTAACTAAGCTTGATGGTACGGCGAAAGGTGGTGTGATTTTCTCAATTGCAGACCAGTTCCAGATTCCAATTCGTTACATTGGTGTTGGTGAAGGCATTGACGACTTACGTCCATTCGAGTCAAAAGACTTTATTGAAGCGCTATTTAGCCGCGAAGAGTAA
- the rsmD gene encoding 16S rRNA (guanine(966)-N(2))-methyltransferase RsmD produces MVRRRQQNTSQKKPSGGFVRIISGSWRGRKLPVHDLEGLRPTIDRVKETLFNWVAQDIPNSTCLDVFAGSGGLGFEAASRQAKMVTLLEMNQKAAKQLSDNAKELKADNINVVNTDAISFLKKPGTPYDMVFLDPPFRKGLLAETVELLESNGWLADDAIIYVETEKELKLEAMPENWELHRDKTTGQSSYRLFNRITEE; encoded by the coding sequence ATGGTAAGACGTCGCCAGCAAAACACATCACAAAAAAAGCCATCCGGTGGCTTTGTTCGAATTATTAGTGGCTCATGGAGAGGCAGAAAACTACCTGTTCATGATTTAGAAGGCTTACGCCCAACCATTGACCGAGTAAAAGAGACCCTCTTTAACTGGGTGGCACAAGATATCCCAAATTCGACCTGCTTAGACGTATTCGCAGGTTCTGGTGGTTTAGGTTTTGAAGCAGCTTCTCGCCAAGCAAAAATGGTGACGCTGCTCGAAATGAATCAAAAGGCCGCTAAACAGCTTTCTGATAATGCTAAAGAGCTCAAAGCGGACAACATCAATGTGGTAAATACTGATGCTATCTCTTTCCTTAAGAAGCCAGGCACCCCTTACGATATGGTTTTCCTTGATCCTCCATTTCGTAAAGGCTTATTAGCAGAGACAGTAGAACTGCTTGAGAGCAATGGCTGGCTTGCAGATGATGCCATCATTTACGTCGAGACAGAGAAAGAGCTGAAACTCGAAGCGATGCCAGAAAACTGGGAATTACATCGCGATAAGACCACCGGCCAGTCGAGCTACCGACTGTTTAATCGAATCACTGAAGAATAG
- a CDS encoding DUF1145 domain-containing protein — MKFLLPLAKAAIAFVWFILIANIFYPFPGNAAIALYIMTAFLFFMHGLQMLIFIGAFGDKIEMSRWEKWSILIFGVFALLDIRRKHMM, encoded by the coding sequence ATGAAGTTCTTGCTTCCACTAGCAAAAGCAGCCATCGCCTTTGTTTGGTTTATCTTAATCGCCAATATTTTCTACCCGTTCCCGGGTAATGCGGCGATTGCGCTTTATATCATGACCGCATTCTTGTTCTTCATGCACGGCCTACAGATGCTGATCTTTATCGGTGCCTTTGGCGATAAGATCGAGATGTCACGCTGGGAGAAATGGTCAATATTGATTTTCGGAGTCTTTGCCCTACTCGATATCCGTCGTAAGCACATGATGTAA